The following are encoded in a window of Ricinus communis isolate WT05 ecotype wild-type chromosome 4, ASM1957865v1, whole genome shotgun sequence genomic DNA:
- the LOC8289685 gene encoding polyadenylate-binding protein 1 isoform X2: protein MDQHEHEEQEHEVYGSEIPDEGEMDADIDMSSRPEEEEEEVEEEYDEQNPNSKDLEDMKKRLKEIEEEAGALREMQAKVEKEMGAVQDSSSGSATQAEKEEVDSRSIYVGNVDYACTPEEVQQHFQSCGTVNRVTILTDKFGQPKGFAYVEFVEVDAVQNALLLNESELHGRQLKVSAKRTNIPGMKQYRGRRPNPYSGFRSRRPFMPAPFFPPYGYG, encoded by the exons atgGATCAGCACGAGCATGAAGAGCAAGAGCATGAGGTGTATGGCAGTGAGATTCCCGATGAGGGAGAGATGGATGCTGATATCGACATGTCTTCTAGACctgaggaagaagaagaagaagtagaagaagaatatgACGAACAAAACCCTAACTCTAAG GATTTGGAGGACATGAAGAAGAGACTTAAAGAGATTGAAGAAGAAGCCGGCGCACTCCGTGAAATGCAGGCTAAAGTTGAGAAGGAGATGGGAGCTGTTCAAG ATTCCTCAAGTGGTTCAGCAACGCAAGCTGAGAAGGAGGAGGTGGATTCGCGATCTATATACGTTGGTAAT GTAGACTATGCCTGTACTCCTGAAGAAGTTCAGCAGCATTTTCAATCATGTGGAACTGTAAACAGAGTGACAATTTTGACTGACAAGTTTGGTCAACCAAAGGGTTTTGCATATGTTGAATTTGTAGAGGTTGATGCTGTTCAAAATGCTCTTTTGTTGAATGAATCGGAATTGCATGGCCGTCAGTTAAAG GTCTCTGCTAAGCGTACCAATATTCCTGGAATGAAGCAGTATCGAGGAAGGCGTCCCAACCCTTATTCTGGGTTCAGATCCCGAAGGCCATTTATGCCTGCTCCTTTCTTTCCCCCATATGGGTATGGGTAA
- the LOC8275441 gene encoding polyadenylate-binding protein 1 isoform X2, with protein sequence MDQHEHEEQEHEVYGSEIPDEREMDADIDMSSRPEEEEEEVEEEYDEQNPNSKDLEDMKKRLKEIEEEAGALREMQAKVEKEMGAVQDSSSGSATQAEKEEVDSRSVYVGNVDYACTPEEVQQHFQSCGTVNRVTILTDKFGQPKGFAYVEFVEVDAVQNALLLNESELHGRQLKVSAKRTNIPGMKQYRGRRPNPYSGFRSRRPFMPAPFSPPYGPKSIYKDPDDGKQRFLLELEFVQCLANPTYIHYLAQNRYFEDEAFIGYLKYLQYWQQPEYIKFIMYPHCLFFLELLQNASFRNAMAHPGNKELTHRQQFFFWKNYRNNRLKHILPRPLPEPVPTPPTSALPLPPLQSSPVPPTTVAMPAASASALSPMPYGMPPGSTLAKNDMRNTGIDRRKRKKEV encoded by the exons atgGATCAGCACGAGCATGAAGAGCAAGAGCATGAGGTGTATGGCAGTGAGATTCCCGATGAGAGAGAGATGGATGCTGATATCGACATGTCTTCTAGACctgaggaagaagaagaagaagtagaagaagaatatgACGAACAAAACCCTAACTCTAAG GATTTGGAGGACATGAAGAAGAGACTTAAAGAGATTGAAGAAGAAGCCGGCGCACTCCGTGAAATGCAGGCTAAAGTTGAGAAGGAGATGGGAGCTGTTCAAG ATTCCTCAAGTGGTTCTGCAACGCAAGCTGAGAAGGAGGAGGTGGATTCGCGATCTGTATACGTTGGTAAT GTAGACTATGCCTGTACTCCTGAAGAAGTTCAGCAGCATTTTCAATCATGTGGAACTGTAAACAGAGTGACAATTTTGACTGACAAGTTTGGTCAACCAAAGGGTTTTGCATATGTTGAATTTGTAGAGGTTGATGCTGTTCAAAATGCTCTTTTGTTGAATGAATCGGAATTGCATGGCCGTCAGTTAAAG GTCTCTGCTAAGCGTACCAATATTCCTGGAATGAAGCAGTATCGAGGAAGGCGTCCCAACCCTTATTCTGGGTTCAGATCCCGAAGGCCATTCATGCCTGCTCCTTTCTCTCCCCCATATGG GCCAAAGAGCATATACAAGGATCCTGATGATGGGAAGCAGCGGTTTTTACTTGAGTTAGAATTTGTCCAATGTCTAGCTAATCCCACTTATATCCACT ATTTGGCTCAGAATCGCTATTTTGAAGATGAAGCATTTATTGGCTACTTGAAATACCTTCAGTACTGGCAACAACCTgagtatataaaatttattat GTACCCTCATtgccttttttttcttgaattgcTTCAAAATGCAAGCTTCCGCAATGCAATGGCACATCCTGGCAACAAG GAATTGACACATAGGCAGCAATTCTTTTTCTGGAAGAACTATAGAAACAACCGGCTGAAGCACATTTTACCTAGACCGCTTCCTGAACCTGTTCCTACACCCCCTACTTCTGCTCTACCTCTACCACCTTTGCAATCATCACCTGTGCCTCCTACAACCGTTGCTATGCCAGCTGCTTCTGCCTCAGCCCTCTCTCCCATGCCATATGGCATGCCCCCTGGATCTACTCTTGCAAAAAATGATATGCGGAACACTGGAATTGAtcgaagaaaaagaaa GAAAGAAGTTTAA
- the LOC8289685 gene encoding polyadenylate-binding protein 1 isoform X1, translating to MDQHEHEEQEHEVYGSEIPDEGEMDADIDMSSRPEEEEEEVEEEYDEQNPNSKDLEDMKKRLKEIEEEAGALREMQAKVEKEMGAVQDSSSGSATQAEKEEVDSRSIYVGNVDYACTPEEVQQHFQSCGTVNRVTILTDKFGQPKGFAYVEFVEVDAVQNALLLNESELHGRQLKVSAKRTNIPGMKQYRGRRPNPYSGFRSRRPFMPAPFFPPYGRVPRFRRPMRYRPY from the exons atgGATCAGCACGAGCATGAAGAGCAAGAGCATGAGGTGTATGGCAGTGAGATTCCCGATGAGGGAGAGATGGATGCTGATATCGACATGTCTTCTAGACctgaggaagaagaagaagaagtagaagaagaatatgACGAACAAAACCCTAACTCTAAG GATTTGGAGGACATGAAGAAGAGACTTAAAGAGATTGAAGAAGAAGCCGGCGCACTCCGTGAAATGCAGGCTAAAGTTGAGAAGGAGATGGGAGCTGTTCAAG ATTCCTCAAGTGGTTCAGCAACGCAAGCTGAGAAGGAGGAGGTGGATTCGCGATCTATATACGTTGGTAAT GTAGACTATGCCTGTACTCCTGAAGAAGTTCAGCAGCATTTTCAATCATGTGGAACTGTAAACAGAGTGACAATTTTGACTGACAAGTTTGGTCAACCAAAGGGTTTTGCATATGTTGAATTTGTAGAGGTTGATGCTGTTCAAAATGCTCTTTTGTTGAATGAATCGGAATTGCATGGCCGTCAGTTAAAG GTCTCTGCTAAGCGTACCAATATTCCTGGAATGAAGCAGTATCGAGGAAGGCGTCCCAACCCTTATTCTGGGTTCAGATCCCGAAGGCCATTTATGCCTGCTCCTTTCTTTCCCCCATATGG GAGGGTTCCAAGGTTCAGGAGACCCATGCGTTACAGGCCATACTAG
- the LOC8275441 gene encoding mediator of RNA polymerase II transcription subunit 31 isoform X3, whose protein sequence is MGLVKQWSSASLFTLLIYLIFRRPKSIYKDPDDGKQRFLLELEFVQCLANPTYIHYLAQNRYFEDEAFIGYLKYLQYWQQPEYIKFIMYPHCLFFLELLQNASFRNAMAHPGNKELTHRQQFFFWKNYRNNRLKHILPRPLPEPVPTPPTSALPLPPLQSSPVPPTTVAMPAASASALSPMPYGMPPGSTLAKNDMRNTGIDRRKRKKEV, encoded by the exons ATGG GTTTAGTAAAGCAGTGGAGTTCTGCATCATTGTTCACGCTGTTAATTTATCTCATATTCAGGAG GCCAAAGAGCATATACAAGGATCCTGATGATGGGAAGCAGCGGTTTTTACTTGAGTTAGAATTTGTCCAATGTCTAGCTAATCCCACTTATATCCACT ATTTGGCTCAGAATCGCTATTTTGAAGATGAAGCATTTATTGGCTACTTGAAATACCTTCAGTACTGGCAACAACCTgagtatataaaatttattat GTACCCTCATtgccttttttttcttgaattgcTTCAAAATGCAAGCTTCCGCAATGCAATGGCACATCCTGGCAACAAG GAATTGACACATAGGCAGCAATTCTTTTTCTGGAAGAACTATAGAAACAACCGGCTGAAGCACATTTTACCTAGACCGCTTCCTGAACCTGTTCCTACACCCCCTACTTCTGCTCTACCTCTACCACCTTTGCAATCATCACCTGTGCCTCCTACAACCGTTGCTATGCCAGCTGCTTCTGCCTCAGCCCTCTCTCCCATGCCATATGGCATGCCCCCTGGATCTACTCTTGCAAAAAATGATATGCGGAACACTGGAATTGAtcgaagaaaaagaaa GAAAGAAGTTTAA
- the LOC8275443 gene encoding pectinesterase PPME1: protein MFRHLSIIGFVQYAIVAIVLTATIVSSADTTPMPDAASGIAGWFSANVKPLADRKGTLDPALEAAEANPKTIKVRLDGSGEFKTITDAVKSIPSGNTQRVIVDIGPGTYKEKITIERDKPFVTFLGPPNMATIAFGGTAQEFGTVYSATLQVESEYFIAANLIIQNTAPRPDGKRPGAQALAVRIGGSKAAFYKVKMLGFQDTLCDDKGFHFFKDCYIEGTVDFIFGSGKSIYLNTEINVLTDAEPTVITAQARQGSEDTGFSFVHCSVGGTGTGALLGRAWMEAPRVVFAYTAMTGVVNPEGWSSNNHPEREAKVVFGEYKNTGPGAAPAGRVKFSKQLTEAEVAPFLSLGFIEGSKWLLPPP, encoded by the exons ATGTTTAGACACCTTTCTATCATTGGCTTTGTGCAATATGCCATAGTTGCCATTGTTCTAACAGCCACTATTGTTAGCTCTGCTGACACCACGCCAATGCCAGACGCTGCATCTGGAATTGCAGGTTGGTTTTCTGCTAATGTCAAGCCATTGGCAGATCGTAAGGGCACCTTAGACCCTGCCCTAGAAGCTGCTGAGGCTAACCCTAAAACCATTAAGGTTAGACTAGATGGAAGTGGAGAATTTAAAACGATAACCGATGCTGTTAAAAGTATCCCATCGGGAAACACACAACGTGTGATTGTGGATATTGGACCTGGAACTTATAAGGAGAAAATCACCATTGAAAGGGATAAACCTTTTGTTACATTTCTTGGACCACCCAACATGGCTACCATAGCATTTGGGGGCACTGCTCAAGAATTCGGAACTGTTTATAGTGCTACATTACAAGTGGAATCTGAATACTTTATTGCAGCTAATCTCATTAttcag AACACTGCACCCAGACCTGATGGAAAAAGACCCGGGGCCCAAGCGCTTGCCGTAAGAATCGGCGGCAGTAAAGCAGCTTTCTACAAAGTCAAAATGTTGGGATTTCAAGACACATTATGTGATGATAAGGGATTCCATTTCTTCAAAGATTGCTATATTGAGGGCACTGTTGATTTCATTTTCGGGAGTGGAAAGTCCATTTATCTA aACACGGAGATAAATGTGTTAACGGATGCAGAACCAACAGTAATAACAGCACAAGCAAGGCAAGGTTCAGAAGATACTGGCTTTTCATTTGTACATTGCAGTGTAGGAGGAACAGGAACTGGAGCCCTCTTAGGCCGAGCGTGGATGGAAGCCCCAAGGGTAGTGTTTGCCTATACTGCCATGACCGGGGTTGTCAATCCTGAAGGATGGTCTAGTAATAACCATCCCGAGAGAGAAGC CAAGGTTGTGTTTGGAGAATATAAAAACACAGGACCAGGTGCTGCTCCAGCTGGGCGTGTTAAATTCAGCAAACAACTAACTGAGGCAGAAGTTGCacccttcctttctcttggcTTTATTGAGGGTTCCAAATGGCTGCTTCCTCCTCCATAG
- the LOC8275441 gene encoding polyadenylate-binding protein 2 isoform X1 yields MDQHEHEEQEHEVYGSEIPDEREMDADIDMSSRPEEEEEEVEEEYDEQNPNSKDLEDMKKRLKEIEEEAGALREMQAKVEKEMGAVQDSSSGSATQAEKEEVDSRSVYVGNVDYACTPEEVQQHFQSCGTVNRVTILTDKFGQPKGFAYVEFVEVDAVQNALLLNESELHGRQLKVSAKRTNIPGMKQYRGRRPNPYSGFRSRRPFMPAPFSPPYGYGPKSIYKDPDDGKQRFLLELEFVQCLANPTYIHYLAQNRYFEDEAFIGYLKYLQYWQQPEYIKFIMYPHCLFFLELLQNASFRNAMAHPGNKELTHRQQFFFWKNYRNNRLKHILPRPLPEPVPTPPTSALPLPPLQSSPVPPTTVAMPAASASALSPMPYGMPPGSTLAKNDMRNTGIDRRKRKKEV; encoded by the exons atgGATCAGCACGAGCATGAAGAGCAAGAGCATGAGGTGTATGGCAGTGAGATTCCCGATGAGAGAGAGATGGATGCTGATATCGACATGTCTTCTAGACctgaggaagaagaagaagaagtagaagaagaatatgACGAACAAAACCCTAACTCTAAG GATTTGGAGGACATGAAGAAGAGACTTAAAGAGATTGAAGAAGAAGCCGGCGCACTCCGTGAAATGCAGGCTAAAGTTGAGAAGGAGATGGGAGCTGTTCAAG ATTCCTCAAGTGGTTCTGCAACGCAAGCTGAGAAGGAGGAGGTGGATTCGCGATCTGTATACGTTGGTAAT GTAGACTATGCCTGTACTCCTGAAGAAGTTCAGCAGCATTTTCAATCATGTGGAACTGTAAACAGAGTGACAATTTTGACTGACAAGTTTGGTCAACCAAAGGGTTTTGCATATGTTGAATTTGTAGAGGTTGATGCTGTTCAAAATGCTCTTTTGTTGAATGAATCGGAATTGCATGGCCGTCAGTTAAAG GTCTCTGCTAAGCGTACCAATATTCCTGGAATGAAGCAGTATCGAGGAAGGCGTCCCAACCCTTATTCTGGGTTCAGATCCCGAAGGCCATTCATGCCTGCTCCTTTCTCTCCCCCATATGGGTATGG GCCAAAGAGCATATACAAGGATCCTGATGATGGGAAGCAGCGGTTTTTACTTGAGTTAGAATTTGTCCAATGTCTAGCTAATCCCACTTATATCCACT ATTTGGCTCAGAATCGCTATTTTGAAGATGAAGCATTTATTGGCTACTTGAAATACCTTCAGTACTGGCAACAACCTgagtatataaaatttattat GTACCCTCATtgccttttttttcttgaattgcTTCAAAATGCAAGCTTCCGCAATGCAATGGCACATCCTGGCAACAAG GAATTGACACATAGGCAGCAATTCTTTTTCTGGAAGAACTATAGAAACAACCGGCTGAAGCACATTTTACCTAGACCGCTTCCTGAACCTGTTCCTACACCCCCTACTTCTGCTCTACCTCTACCACCTTTGCAATCATCACCTGTGCCTCCTACAACCGTTGCTATGCCAGCTGCTTCTGCCTCAGCCCTCTCTCCCATGCCATATGGCATGCCCCCTGGATCTACTCTTGCAAAAAATGATATGCGGAACACTGGAATTGAtcgaagaaaaagaaa GAAAGAAGTTTAA
- the LOC8275444 gene encoding pectinesterase PPME1 — MSRHLCFIGFVQFAILAIVLAANTVSSDDTTPIPEAASGIAGWFSANVKPLADRKGTLDPALEAAEANPKTIKVRLDGSGEFKTIADAVKSIPSGNTQRVIVDIGPGTYNEKITIERDKPFVTFLGPSNMATIAFGGTAHEYGTVYSATLQVESEYFIAANLIIQNTAPRPDGKTPGAQALAVRTGGSKAAFYKVKMLGFQDTLCDDKGFHFFKDCYIEGTVDFIFGSGKSIYLNTEINVLTDAEPTVITAQARQGSEDTGFSFVHCSIGGTGTGAHLGRAWMEAPRVVFAYTAMTGVVNPEGWSSNNHPEREAKVVFGEYKNTGPGAAPDGRVKYSKQLTDAEIAPFLSLGFIEGSKWLLPPP; from the exons ATGTCTAGACACCTTTGTTTCATTGGCTTTGTGCAATTTGCCATCCTTGCCATTGTTCTAGCAGCTAATACTGTCAGCTCCGATGATACCACGCCAATCCCAGAGGCTGCATCTGGAATCGCAGGTTGGTTCTCTGCTAATGTTAAGCCCCTTGCAGACCGTAAGGGTACCTTAGACCCTGCCCTTGAAGCTGCTGAAGCTAACCCTAAAACTATTAAGGTTAGACTAGATGGAAGTGGAGAATTTAAAACTATTGCCGATGCTGTTAAGAGTATCCCATCAGGAAACACTCAACGTGTGATTGTGGATATTGGACCTGGAACTTATAACGAGAAAATCACCATAGAAAGAGATAAACCTTTTGTTACATTTCTTGGACCATCCAACATGGCTACGATAGCATTTGGGGGTACTGCTCATGAATACGGAACTGTTTATAGTGCTACATTACAAGTGGAATCTGAATACTTTATTGCAGCTAATCTCATTATtcag AACACTGCACCCAGACCTGATGGAAAAACACCTGGAGCCCAAGCACTTGCTGTAAGAACCGGTGGCAGTAAAGCGGCTTTCTACAAAGTCAAAATGTTGGGATTTCAAGACACCTTATGTGATGATAAAGGATTTCATTTCTTCAAAGATTGCTATATTGAGGGCACTGTTGATTTCATTTTCGGGAGTGGAAAGTCCATTTATCTA AATACAGAGATAAATGTATTAACAGATGCAGAACCAACAGTAATAACAGCACAAGCAAGGCAAGGTTCAGAAGATACTGGCTTTTCATTTGTACATTGTAGTATAGGAGGAACAGGAACTGGAGCCCACTTAGGCCGAGCGTGGATGGAAGCCCCAAGGGTAGTGTTTGCCTATACTGCTATGACCGGGGTTGTCAATCCTGAAGGATGGTCTAGTAATAACCATCCCGAGAGAGAAGC CAAGGTTGTGTTTGGAGAATACAAAAACACAGGACCAGGTGCTGCTCCAGATGGACGTGTTAAATACAGCAAACAACTAACTGATGCAGAAATTGCACCATTCCTTTCTCTTGGCTTTATCGAGGGTTCCAAATGGCTGCTTCCTCCTCCATAG
- the LOC8275446 gene encoding pectinesterase PPME1, with protein MTKQITYIGAIHYVIAATLLAATTVISDDATPIPAAEDQINSWFQANVKPFSSRKGTLDPALEAAETAPKRIKVRLDGSGDFKSVTDALKSIPSGNEHRVIVDIGAGVYTEKVIIDRIKPFVTLLGSSNPMPTLQFDGTAKKYGTVYSATLTVEADYFVAANIIIKNTAPRPDGRAGAQAVALRVAGDKTAFYNCRILGFQDTVCDDKGRHFFKDCYIEGTVDFIFGSGKSLYLKTNLNVIKEKFMTVITAQAKHTSSEDSGFSFVHSNIAGDATDAYLGRAWMEMPEVVFSYSKMSNVVIPAGWSNYNHPEREKNIFFAEYKCSGPGANPSGRAKFSKQLSDSEAKSFISLGYIQGSKWLLPPPS; from the exons atgactaaacaAATAACTTACATAGGCGCTATTCATTATGTCATCGCTGCCACTCTTCTTGCTGCTACAACCGTTATCTCTGATGATGCAACACCAATTCCAGCAGCTGAAGACCAAATAAATAGCTGGTTCCAAGCTAATGTTAAGCCCTTTTCAAGTCGTAAAGGCACCTTAGACCCAGCACTTGAAGCTGCAGAGACTGCACCTAAAAGAATTAAGGTGAGATTAGATGGGAGTGGAGATTTCAAGAGCGTGACAGATGCTCTTAAAAGTATTCCATCAGGAAATGAACATCGTGTGATTGTGGATATTGGCGCTGGAGTGTACACAGAGAAAGTAATAATTGATAGGATCAAACCTTTTGTCACATTACTTGGATCTTCCAATCCTATGCCAACTTTGCAATTCGATGGTACGGCCAAGAAGTATGGAACTGTCTATAGTGCCACTTTGACAGTGGAAGCTGATTACTTCGTTGCTGCCAATATCATCATTAAG AACACTGCACCAAGGCCAGATGGGAGAGCAGGAGCTCAGGCAGTGGCTTTGAGAGTCGCTGGTGACAAGACAGCTTTCTATAACTGCAGAATTCTTGGATTCCAAGATACAGTATGTGATGACAAGGGCCGTCATTTCTTTAAGGACTGTTACATTGAAGGAACTGTTGACTTTATTTTCGGAAGTGGAAAATCCCTTTATCTG AAAACAAATCTCAatgtaattaaagaaaagtttatgaCGGTGATAACAGCACAAGCAAAGCATACCAGTTCGGAAGATTCAGGATTCTCATTTGTACACAGCAATATAGCTGGAGATGCAACTGATGCATACTTGGGAAGAGCATGGATGGAAATGCCTGAAGTGgtattttcttattctaaaATGAGTAACGTTGTCATTCCTGCTGGCTGGTCCAACTATAACCACCCTGAACGAGAAAA GAACATTTTCTTCGCAGAATACAAGTGTTCAGGACCCGGAGCAAATCCCAGTGGACGTGCAAAATTCAGCAAGCAGCTGAGCGATTCGGAAGCCAAAAGTTTCATATCTCTTGGATACATCCAGGGTTCTAAATGGTTGCTTCCACCTCCAAGCTAA
- the LOC8275447 gene encoding uncharacterized protein At1g28695 yields the protein MDMPVKDMQIQKDYSSKYIAGILGFLFIGSAYVLLVSNPVGARSKPFFSFQGSRCNCQSSTISNMTTTSPVTSHRDALESGLAEASTANKTLIIAMVNKAYVEGDKPMLDMFLDSFWLGEDTRDLINHLLLVAVDQTAYERCKFLRLHCYKLETDGVAFDGEKVYMSDDFIKMMWRRTLLLGDILKRGYNFIFTDTDVMWLRNPFPKLVLDGSVDFQISTDKFNRDEWSEANPINTGFYMIRSNNKTIELFDSWYARKDRSVGQKEQDVLDSMMRQGVFRNLGLRVRFLDTLYFSGFCQDSGDIRAVTTVHANCCRTISAKIADLTAVLRQWKSFKNSPPANETTYGMLNNHVACRDSWR from the exons ATGGATATGCCTGTTAAGGACATGCAAATCCAAAAAGATTATAGCAGCAAATACATTGCTGGTATCTTGGGTTTTTTATTCATTGGTTCAGCCTATGTACTGCTCGTCTCCAACCCCGTAGGTGCCAGATCCAAGCCATTCTTTTCCTTCCAAGGTTCTCGCTGTAATTGCCAATCCTCAACCATT AGCAATATGACTACCACTAGCCCTGTTACTAGCCACAGAGATGCCCTTGAATCAGGTTTGGCCGAGGCATCAACAGCGAACAAGACTCTGATAATTGCAATGGTGAATAAGGCCTATGTAGAGGGTGATAAGCCAATGTTAGATATGTTCTTGGACAGCTTCTGGCTCGGAGAAGATACGAGAGATTTGATCAATCACCTCCTGCTAGTTGCTGTTGACCAAACGGCTTACGAACGGTGCAAGTTTCTCCGGCTTCATTGTTACAAACTCGAAACTGATGGTGTGGCTTTTGATGGTGAGAAAGTTTACATGTCTGATGATTTTATCAAGATGATGTGGAGGAGAACCCTGTTGCTTGGAGATATACTTAAGCGAggctataattttatcttcaCG GACACAGATGTAATGTGGCTAAGGAACCCGTTTCCAAAGCTAGTCCTAGATGGAAGCGTAGATTTTCAGATCAGTACCGATAAGTTCAACCGCGATGAGTGGTCTGAAGCCAACCCAATAAACACAGGATTTTACATGATAAGGTCAAACAACAAGacaattgaattatttgactcaTGGTATGCAAGGAAAGACAGGTCAGTTGGGCAGAAAGAGCAAGATGTTTTAGATAGCATGATGCGTCAAGGTGTGTTTAGAAATCTAGGACTTAGAGTGAGGTTCTTGGACACCCTCTATTTTAGCGGTTTTTGCCAAGATAGCGGGGACATTAGAGCTGTTACTACTGTTCATGCCAATTGTTGCCGGACTATAAGTGCCAAGATTGCTGATCTAACTGCCGTTCTTCGTCAATGGAAGAGTTTCAAGAACTCACCTCCTGCCAATGAGACAACATATGGAATGTTGAACAATCATGTAGCATGTAGGGATTCGTGGAGATAA
- the LOC8275445 gene encoding pectinesterase PPME1 produces MAKQITYIAIIHYVIAAILLAATTVISDDATPIPAAENQVNSWFQANVKHFSSRKGTLDPALLAAEAAPKRIKVRLDGSGDFKSVTDALKSIPSGNEHRVIVDIGSGVYTEKVTIDRIKPFVTLLGSSKHMPTLQFAGTAKKYGTVYSATLTVEADYFVAANIIIKNTAPRPDGRAGAQAVALRVAGDKAAFYNCRILGFQDTVCDDKGRHFFKDCYIEGTVDFIFGSGKSLYLKTHLNVIKEKFMTVITAQAKHTSSEDSGFSFVHSSITGDATDAYLGRAWMEMPEVVFSYSKMSKVVIPAGWSNYNHPEREKNILFAEYKCSGPGANPSGRVKFSKQLSDSAAKRFISLGYIQGSKWLLPPPS; encoded by the exons atgGCTAAACAAATAACTTACATAGCCATTATTCATTATGTCATCGCTGCCATTCTTCTTGCTGCTACAACCGTTATCTCTGATGATGCAACACCAATTCCAGCAGCTGAAAACCAAGTAAATAGCTGGTTCCAAGCTAACGTTAAGCACTTTTCAAGTCGTAAAGGCACCTTAGACCCAGCACTTTTAGCTGCAGAGGCTGCACCCAAAAGAATTAAGGTGAGATTAGATGGGAGTGGAGATTTCAAGAGCGTGACAGATGCTCTTAAAAGTATTCCATCAGGAAATGAACATCGTGTGATTGTGGATATTGGCTCTGGAGTGTATACAGAGAAAGTAACAATTGATAGGATCAAACCTTTTGTCACATTACTTGGATCTTCCAAGCATATGCCAACTTTGCAATTCGCTGGTACGGCCAAGAAGTATGGAACTGTCTATAGTGCCACTTTGACAGTGGAAGCTGATTACTTCGTTGCTGCCAATATCATCATTAAG AATACTGCACCAAGGCCAGATGGGAGGGCAGGAGCTCAGGCAGTGGCTTTGAGAGTTGCTGGTGATAAGGCAGCTTTTTATAACTGCCGAATTCTTGGATTCCAAGATACAGTATGCGATGACAAGGGCCGTCATTTCTTTAAGGACTGTTACATTGAAGGCACTGTTGACTTTATTTTCGGGAGTGGAAAGTCTCTTTATCTG AAAACACATCTCAATGTAATTAAGGAAAAGTTTATGACGGTGATAACAGCACAAGCAAAGCATACCAGTTCGGAAGATTCAGGATTCTCATTTGTACACAGCAGCATAACTGGAGATGCAACTGATGCATACTTGGGAAGAGCATGGATGGAAATGCCTGAGGTGgtattttcttattctaaaATGAGTAAAGTTGTCATTCCTGCTGGCTGGTCCAACTACAATCACCCTGAACGAGAAAA GAACATTTTATTCGCAGAATACAAGTGTTCAGGACCAGGAGCAAATCCCAGTGGACGTGTTAAATTCAGCAAGCAGCTGAGCGATTCGGCAGCCAAGCGTTTCATCTCTCTTGGATACATCCAGGGTTCTAAATGGTTGCTTCCACCTCCAAGCTAA